The Crocosphaera subtropica ATCC 51142 genome includes a window with the following:
- a CDS encoding ATP-binding protein translates to MNQDLNYYHLIHQEIASLVLYQSIFDDEVGQAFLEVFDLISVRNKELIDIKCLKAYGHWLRNLAFQGISWQDYLIKKILMDDNPFSQQVQQVSLEDLPKPLIEATEHDLSILKSLYKLPLEAISQWVKEAANLPFSPFVGQCENKNNTFLHQQDNWENCLDPLAQHYRQHGTGIFAQYKALKWYNNQLIGITEADPITLTEIVGYESQKETLIKNTEILLSGYNALNVLLYGSRGSGKSSLVKGLLNEYYSQGLRLVEVNKSQLSDLPMIVDQLRYIPQKFIIFVDDLSFEEDNDAFKSLKVVLEGNVTAKAKNVVVYATSNRRHLIREYFDDRPRPKDADEIHHWDTVQEKLSFSDRFGLTLTFEPANQDTYLNIVHHLASQIELKMDKNELGFRAKQWATQHNGRSGRTARQFIDFLEGELKLNK, encoded by the coding sequence ATGAATCAAGACTTAAATTATTATCATCTTATTCATCAAGAAATTGCTTCTTTGGTCTTATATCAATCTATTTTTGATGACGAAGTTGGACAGGCTTTTTTAGAGGTTTTTGACTTAATTTCTGTGCGCAATAAAGAACTAATTGATATTAAGTGTCTTAAGGCTTATGGTCATTGGCTCAGAAATTTAGCTTTTCAAGGGATTAGTTGGCAAGATTATTTAATTAAAAAAATTCTCATGGATGATAATCCTTTTAGTCAACAAGTTCAGCAAGTTTCATTAGAAGACTTACCCAAACCTTTAATTGAAGCAACTGAACATGATTTAAGCATTTTAAAGAGCTTATATAAGCTTCCTTTAGAAGCCATTAGTCAATGGGTTAAAGAAGCAGCTAATCTTCCTTTTTCTCCTTTTGTTGGACAATGTGAAAATAAAAATAATACGTTTCTTCATCAACAAGATAATTGGGAAAATTGTTTAGATCCATTAGCGCAACATTATCGTCAACATGGGACAGGAATTTTTGCTCAATACAAAGCTTTAAAATGGTACAATAATCAGCTAATTGGTATTACTGAAGCTGATCCAATTACTTTAACTGAAATTGTTGGTTATGAGTCTCAAAAAGAAACCTTGATTAAGAATACAGAAATTTTATTATCGGGTTATAATGCTCTGAATGTTTTATTATATGGGAGTCGTGGATCGGGTAAATCTTCTTTAGTTAAAGGGTTATTAAATGAATATTATAGTCAAGGTTTAAGATTAGTTGAAGTGAATAAATCTCAGTTATCTGATTTACCTATGATTGTCGATCAATTAAGATATATTCCTCAAAAGTTTATTATTTTTGTGGATGACTTATCCTTTGAAGAAGATAATGACGCTTTTAAATCTCTCAAAGTTGTTTTAGAAGGTAATGTAACCGCAAAAGCCAAAAATGTGGTAGTTTATGCCACTTCTAATAGACGGCATTTAATTAGGGAATATTTCGACGATCGCCCCCGTCCAAAAGATGCCGATGAAATCCACCATTGGGACACCGTACAAGAAAAATTGTCCTTTAGCGATCGCTTTGGGTTAACCCTTACGTTTGAACCAGCCAATCAAGATACTTATCTTAATATTGTGCATCATTTAGCCTCACAAATTGAGTTAAAAATGGATAAAAACGAATTAGGGTTTAGAGCAAAACAATGGGCGACTCAACATAATGGGCGATCGGGCAGAACGGCAAGACAATTTATTGATTTTTTAGAAGGAGAATTAAAGTTAAATAAATGA
- a CDS encoding tRNA-(ms[2]io[6]A)-hydroxylase → MLTKKTQISILKTPTQEAWIEQAINNLDTILLDHSHCERKAASVALNLMFRYSSNTMLVRKLTAIAQEELEHFEQVNQWLEKKKIPLGPLSSPPYGAKLKAIISTQEPQRCLDSLVVAALIEARSHERLGLLGKYCPDENLAKFYRSLMASEARHYGIYWVLADYYFDREKVQKRLEELSIIESEILAILHPEPRIHS, encoded by the coding sequence ATGCTAACCAAAAAGACTCAAATCAGTATCTTAAAAACCCCTACTCAAGAAGCTTGGATCGAACAAGCAATTAATAATTTAGATACAATTTTATTAGATCATTCTCATTGTGAAAGAAAAGCAGCCAGTGTGGCTTTAAATTTGATGTTCCGTTATTCTTCTAATACAATGTTAGTGAGAAAATTAACAGCGATCGCACAAGAAGAATTAGAACATTTTGAACAAGTTAACCAATGGTTAGAAAAGAAAAAGATTCCCCTCGGTCCTTTATCGTCTCCCCCCTATGGTGCAAAGTTAAAAGCCATTATTAGTACCCAAGAACCCCAAAGATGTCTAGATTCTTTAGTGGTTGCAGCCTTAATAGAAGCAAGATCCCATGAAAGACTGGGACTCCTAGGAAAATATTGCCCTGATGAAAACTTAGCTAAATTTTACCGTAGTTTAATGGCATCAGAAGCAAGACATTATGGTATTTATTGGGTATTAGCTGATTATTATTTTGATAGGGAAAAGGTACAAAAAAGATTAGAGGAATTATCTATTATAGAAAGTGAAATTTTAGCCATATTACACCCCGAACCCAGAATACATAGTTAA
- a CDS encoding prepilin-type N-terminal cleavage/methylation domain-containing protein: protein MKKQTSQLLQLRKKEDRGYTLLEILATVSIIGILAIIAGPVKSWVENPLANGTNQTVGVLNLIRLRAMSTTSAYRIKPDPLAPTNKLQVQIAKTRGCESSTELTTEATSTDQELTVASTEGLVVGDSIVVGNDRENNEIIATNSSTITLGEALGTSQEENATVELINNWLNDINFTEEELILPEEITISGDPTDWTLCFDSRGHANLYDASGVVNSNLTLTLTNSFNQIQSKITIFRGGAVEVEYLD from the coding sequence ATGAAAAAACAAACGTCTCAATTATTACAATTAAGAAAAAAAGAAGATAGAGGGTACACCTTACTAGAAATCTTAGCGACAGTATCCATTATTGGGATACTTGCAATTATTGCTGGTCCAGTCAAAAGTTGGGTTGAAAATCCTCTAGCCAATGGGACAAATCAAACTGTTGGGGTATTAAATTTGATACGGCTGCGTGCTATGTCCACTACATCAGCTTATCGAATTAAACCTGATCCTCTCGCTCCTACGAATAAACTTCAAGTTCAGATCGCCAAAACAAGAGGTTGCGAAAGTTCAACAGAATTAACGACTGAGGCAACATCGACAGATCAGGAGCTAACGGTAGCATCAACAGAAGGGTTAGTGGTCGGGGATAGTATTGTTGTGGGTAATGATAGGGAGAATAATGAAATTATAGCAACCAATTCCTCGACGATAACCCTGGGAGAAGCATTGGGGACTTCTCAAGAAGAAAATGCAACGGTTGAACTAATTAATAACTGGTTGAACGATATAAATTTCACAGAAGAAGAGCTAATTTTGCCAGAAGAAATCACCATAAGCGGTGATCCGACAGATTGGACTTTATGTTTTGATAGTCGAGGCCATGCGAACCTTTATGATGCTTCAGGAGTAGTAAATAGTAATTTAACTTTGACCTTAACTAATAGTTTTAATCAAATTCAAAGTAAAATCACTATTTTTAGAGGAGGTGCTGTTGAAGTGGAATATCTGGATTAA
- a CDS encoding DUF4089 domain-containing protein, translated as MNDHKMNIQEYIQQTSVIIELPIDSESMPGVIDNLTRIAEIAKLVTEFELPETVEAAPIFQP; from the coding sequence ATGAATGATCATAAAATGAACATCCAAGAATACATCCAACAAACCTCCGTAATTATTGAGTTGCCCATTGATTCTGAATCGATGCCAGGGGTGATTGATAATTTAACAAGAATTGCTGAAATTGCTAAGTTGGTTACTGAATTTGAACTGCCTGAAACTGTTGAAGCTGCTCCTATTTTTCAACCATGA
- a CDS encoding type II secretion system protein: MVSFLKLVLPKKNQDLGAGLLENMISLIIVTTTLSAMIPVFFSQKEQTINQKIVTGAIALSKEHLDDLRRQRILNIPLGESTTQQENLGYSYDLKQYVCTEEPIINEDESVTCETTVDTENNLRHVLLRIKKNGKEIYTVQTAFTRLR, encoded by the coding sequence ATGGTGAGCTTTTTAAAACTGGTTCTCCCTAAAAAAAATCAAGACTTAGGGGCTGGTTTACTTGAAAATATGATTTCCTTAATCATAGTGACGACGACTTTATCTGCAATGATTCCAGTATTTTTTTCCCAAAAAGAGCAAACTATTAATCAAAAAATTGTAACAGGAGCCATAGCTTTATCAAAAGAACATTTAGATGATTTAAGGCGACAAAGAATTCTCAATATTCCTTTAGGAGAATCAACAACTCAACAAGAAAATTTAGGTTATTCTTATGATTTAAAACAATATGTCTGTACAGAAGAACCCATCATCAATGAAGATGAATCCGTAACTTGTGAAACGACAGTTGATACGGAAAATAACTTACGTCACGTTCTTTTGAGAATAAAAAAAAATGGAAAAGAAATATATACAGTCCAAACCGCATTTACTCGACTTAGATAA
- a CDS encoding DUF3616 domain-containing protein — translation MNAFLLTRVLLQFQSEEDDLIEELSAVTRTPDGNLWVGSDEYLSLERLTPMGNNIYGGHKVFHLKDFIDLFDHDSEVDIEGLDYSDGYIWVTGSHSFKRNKTKGKKPKKDIENLSEIERDPNRYLIARIPVLNGELVKTCTHSVDEENPLTAASVKKVDQHNLLIETLAEDEHLGKFLTMNIPSKDNGFDIEGLAVKDHKIFLGLRGPVLRGWAIIIEIELENSAPGVLTFKDLGDGSYYRKHFLDLNGLGIRELCLNGDDLIILAGPTMDLEGAMQVFRLKNVLDYSHNSLWEQESDGLETLFNLPFTIGSDHAEGLALYLCLGYENALMIVYDSPNENRRPQDHSIFADVFRLP, via the coding sequence ATGAATGCTTTTTTATTAACTAGAGTTTTGCTACAATTTCAGAGCGAAGAAGATGATTTAATTGAAGAACTTTCTGCGGTTACTCGTACCCCAGATGGTAACCTTTGGGTGGGTTCTGATGAATACCTTTCTCTAGAAAGATTAACACCAATGGGAAATAATATTTATGGTGGTCATAAAGTGTTTCACCTAAAAGATTTTATTGACTTATTTGACCATGATTCAGAAGTCGATATCGAAGGACTTGATTACTCTGATGGTTATATTTGGGTAACAGGTTCTCATAGTTTTAAGCGCAACAAAACCAAAGGAAAAAAACCGAAAAAAGATATTGAAAATCTCTCAGAAATAGAAAGAGATCCCAATCGTTATTTAATCGCTCGAATACCCGTATTAAACGGCGAATTAGTCAAAACTTGTACTCATTCTGTGGACGAAGAAAACCCTTTAACGGCTGCTTCTGTGAAAAAAGTTGATCAACATAATTTATTGATAGAAACCTTGGCAGAAGATGAACATTTAGGGAAATTTTTAACCATGAATATTCCCTCAAAAGATAATGGATTTGACATCGAAGGATTAGCTGTAAAAGATCATAAAATATTTTTAGGGTTGCGTGGACCAGTATTAAGAGGTTGGGCGATAATCATAGAGATTGAATTAGAAAATTCCGCTCCTGGTGTTCTCACTTTCAAAGACTTAGGAGACGGTTCTTATTATCGTAAACATTTTCTTGATCTCAATGGGTTAGGAATTCGTGAACTATGTTTAAATGGGGACGATTTAATTATTTTAGCCGGTCCAACAATGGACTTAGAAGGGGCAATGCAAGTCTTTCGCCTCAAAAATGTCCTTGATTATAGTCATAATAGTTTGTGGGAACAAGAATCGGATGGTTTAGAAACTTTATTTAATTTACCCTTTACCATTGGTTCAGACCATGCTGAGGGACTAGCCCTGTACCTCTGTTTAGGTTATGAAAATGCCCTAATGATTGTTTATGACTCCCCTAACGAAAATCGCCGTCCCCAAGACCATAGTATCTTTGCAGATGTGTTTCGCTTACCGTGA
- a CDS encoding SGNH/GDSL hydrolase family protein, with amino-acid sequence MKKLSLLASFVSISGLISSPAIAARFSSIYGFGDSLTDTGNINQIVVQATGGTQTFPPSPPYFMGRFSNGPVWIELLAQKLDVPLVNFAFGGATTGFENTLDTTLPGLPLPGGLQQQINNFALNNLIADPNALYAIWAGGNDYLPTNSMVFTPFDNPTQTLNNIEMAINSLVKIGAKNIMVFNLPNLGDIPLNNDSIDGVCPDNNQFDGDCLNDLTLAHNHGLSTLLSGFSSEVNLIRFDINTLVSNNIQNPSPLFTNVTDVCFNLSTFEVCDNPDEFLFWDDRHPTTVGHQLIADSAFQSLAVPESKTIVGLITLGLIGIVKVIKSSRINHE; translated from the coding sequence ATGAAAAAATTATCTTTATTGGCTTCTTTTGTCAGTATTAGTGGTTTAATATCTTCCCCTGCCATAGCCGCTCGTTTTTCAAGCATTTATGGGTTTGGGGATAGTCTAACTGATACAGGTAATATTAACCAGATTGTTGTTCAAGCAACAGGAGGAACCCAAACCTTTCCTCCTAGTCCTCCCTATTTTATGGGACGATTTTCTAATGGTCCGGTTTGGATAGAACTTCTTGCTCAAAAGTTAGATGTTCCTTTAGTTAATTTCGCTTTTGGGGGGGCAACCACTGGATTTGAGAATACCCTTGATACCACATTACCTGGACTTCCTTTACCTGGTGGACTACAACAACAAATTAATAATTTCGCTCTTAATAATCTGATCGCTGATCCTAATGCACTGTATGCAATTTGGGCAGGGGGAAATGATTATTTACCAACTAATAGTATGGTATTTACTCCCTTTGATAACCCAACTCAAACTTTAAATAATATAGAAATGGCTATTAATTCTTTGGTAAAAATTGGAGCTAAAAATATTATGGTTTTCAATTTACCAAACTTAGGCGATATTCCCCTAAATAATGATTCTATAGATGGCGTATGTCCCGATAATAATCAATTTGATGGTGATTGTTTAAATGATTTAACGCTGGCTCACAATCATGGGTTATCAACTTTATTATCTGGTTTTTCATCAGAGGTTAATCTAATTCGATTTGATATTAATACACTGGTTAGTAATAATATTCAAAATCCTTCTCCTTTGTTTACTAATGTAACCGATGTTTGTTTTAATTTAAGCACCTTTGAAGTTTGTGACAATCCTGATGAATTTTTATTTTGGGATGACCGTCATCCCACAACAGTTGGACATCAATTAATTGCAGATTCGGCTTTTCAATCATTAGCAGTTCCTGAATCTAAAACAATAGTAGGCTTGATAACTCTTGGCTTAATAGGTATAGTCAAAGTAATCAAATCATCAAGAATTAATCATGAATGA
- a CDS encoding DUF3747 domain-containing protein: protein MKLTLIGKLVAVTTLALTGMIPWFPSEASPFDEQEVNQDDYIAIARPYGDNKYDLLIIRQIPGQRQCWEEIESNSVTTVDPLLLNFNFAGSCQRSTDSNGYSLRIDGQDLGLDYLLRIVERNGELVLVGTHRSDPSQPNIVVGRTDGVASGFLKIDLDPGWRFTQRAYNGNVLGHVYLTGDSTAILAQPAYNNTDSSAEAVMVSESDPPVQEQTFTAENPPSVPSYSSQPPRLSPENSLTSQPSRNTLPPPPIPSVSNEPPPLPSFSELPPLEPPTTKNVNGVVPPPSPNAVNTGRNTRTSQSYRVVVAVSSSQDRTRVRSLFPEAFSTSYQGRSMLQVGLFSDKNNAQKAEQSLRSIGLNPIIIQ from the coding sequence ATGAAACTCACACTTATTGGTAAACTTGTTGCTGTTACCACTTTGGCATTAACTGGAATGATTCCTTGGTTTCCTTCTGAGGCATCTCCTTTTGATGAACAAGAAGTTAACCAGGATGATTATATTGCGATCGCAAGACCTTATGGTGATAATAAATATGATTTACTCATCATAAGACAAATACCAGGACAGCGACAGTGTTGGGAAGAAATAGAATCAAATTCAGTTACCACCGTTGATCCCCTGCTGCTTAACTTTAACTTTGCTGGTAGTTGTCAACGCAGTACGGATAGTAATGGTTATTCTCTGCGTATTGATGGACAAGATTTAGGACTGGACTATTTGTTAAGAATTGTTGAACGAAATGGGGAATTAGTGTTAGTGGGAACCCATCGTAGTGATCCCAGTCAACCAAATATTGTTGTTGGAAGAACTGACGGAGTTGCTTCAGGATTTTTAAAGATTGATTTAGATCCCGGTTGGCGATTCACCCAACGGGCTTACAATGGCAACGTATTGGGCCATGTCTATTTAACAGGGGATAGCACCGCTATCTTAGCTCAGCCAGCTTATAATAATACTGATTCGTCGGCAGAAGCAGTTATGGTATCTGAGTCTGATCCTCCAGTACAAGAACAGACGTTTACTGCAGAAAATCCCCCCTCTGTCCCTTCTTATTCCTCTCAACCCCCTCGTCTATCTCCAGAGAATAGCTTAACTTCTCAACCTTCTCGGAATACGTTACCCCCTCCGCCCATTCCTTCCGTGTCCAACGAACCTCCACCGTTACCCAGTTTTTCGGAACTTCCTCCCCTCGAACCCCCAACGACTAAAAATGTTAATGGTGTGGTTCCTCCTCCGTCTCCTAACGCTGTTAATACGGGACGTAATACTCGAACTTCTCAAAGTTATCGGGTTGTGGTTGCTGTGAGTAGTAGTCAGGATAGGACTCGTGTGCGATCGCTGTTTCCTGAAGCGTTTTCTACCTCTTATCAAGGTCGTTCGATGTTACAAGTGGGATTATTTAGTGATAAAAATAATGCTCAAAAAGCAGAACAAAGTCTTAGAAGTATTGGCTTAAATCCGATTATTATTCAATAA